One Gossypium hirsutum isolate 1008001.06 chromosome A11, Gossypium_hirsutum_v2.1, whole genome shotgun sequence genomic window carries:
- the LOC121209396 gene encoding protein STRICTOSIDINE SYNTHASE-LIKE 10 isoform X2 — translation MMKKFVSFAIFVLFFFVSISSSNGDGDLVFQNYININLTKVIDGDGDGGVLFKNYSQINLNRVTGPESIAFDCKGEGPYVGISDGRILKWKPKFGWQEFAIPSPFRKLCDGTRDSNVEPICGRPLGLKFDSRTCHLYIADAYFGLLVVGPNGGTAIRLAISAANGAPFKFTNGLDIDTSTGMVYFTDSSTLFQRRDADFLISSGDRTGRLLKYNPYNGDVSVLYDGLAFPNGVAFSANNSFLLVNESIKRRILKFNVHDPKSAPKVFLELPRVPDNIKRNEKGEFWVALNSSRLGALGNGVPDPIGMRFNEEAKVLEILDGKGAPTFNSISEVEEYGGKLYIGSVLKSYVGILNA, via the exons ATGATGAAAAAATTTGTTTCCTTTgccatttttgttttatttttctttgtttccatcTCATCATCTAACGGTGATGGTGATTTAGTGTTCCAAAATTACATTAATATCAATCTTACTAAAGTCATCGATGGTGATGGTGATGGCGGTGTTCTTTTCAAGAACTACAGTCAAATCAACCTCAACCGTGTTACCGGACCGGAAAGTATTGCCTTCGATTGTAAAGGTGAGGGACCATATGTCGGCATATCCGACGGAAGAATCTTAAAATGGAAGCCGAAATTTGGTTGGCAAGAATTTGCCATCCCTTCACCATTCAG GAAATTGTGCGATGGCACAAGAGATTCAAACGTTGAACCCATATGTGGAAGACCATTGGGCTTGAAGTTCGATAGTCGAACGTGTCATTTATATATAGCAGACGCCTATTTCGGTCTTTTAGTTGTTGGGCCAAATGGCGGCACGGCTATAAGACTGGCTATTTCGGCGGCAAATGGAGCTCCATTCAAATTTACGAATGGATTAGACATCGATACGAGCACCGGAATGGTTTACTTTACCGATAGTAGCACTCTTTTTCAAAGACG GGATGCTGACTTTCTGATAAGTTCCGGTGATAGAACCGGACGGCTGTTGAAGTACAATCCTTATAACGGAGACGTGTCCGTCTTGTACGACGGTTTAGCTTTCCCTAACGGGGTTGCTTTCAGTGCAAACAATTCGTTTCTTCTAGTGAACGAATCGATAAAAAGACGAATACTGAAGTTCAATGTGCACGACCCCAAATCAGCTCCCAAAGTATTCCTTGAATTACCCAGGGTTCCGGATAATATAAAGAGGAACGAAAAGGGCGAATTCTGGGTGGCCCTAAACAGCAGTAGATTAGGAGCGCTTGGAAACGGTGTTCCAGATCCAATTGGAATGAGGTTTAACGAAGAAGCCAAGGTTTTGGAAATCTTGGACGGAAAGGGCGCACCAACTTTTAATTCGATAAGTGAAGTCGAGGAATACGGGGGGAAATTATACATAGGGTCTGTTTTGAAGTCGTACGTAGGCATCTTAAATGCctaa
- the LOC121209396 gene encoding protein STRICTOSIDINE SYNTHASE-LIKE 10 isoform X1, whose protein sequence is MMKKFVSFAIFVLFFFVSISSSNGDGDLVFQNYININLTKVIDGDGDGGVLFKNYSQINLNRVTGPESIAFDCKGEGPYVGISDGRILKWKPKFGWQEFAIPSPFRERKLCDGTRDSNVEPICGRPLGLKFDSRTCHLYIADAYFGLLVVGPNGGTAIRLAISAANGAPFKFTNGLDIDTSTGMVYFTDSSTLFQRRDADFLISSGDRTGRLLKYNPYNGDVSVLYDGLAFPNGVAFSANNSFLLVNESIKRRILKFNVHDPKSAPKVFLELPRVPDNIKRNEKGEFWVALNSSRLGALGNGVPDPIGMRFNEEAKVLEILDGKGAPTFNSISEVEEYGGKLYIGSVLKSYVGILNA, encoded by the exons ATGATGAAAAAATTTGTTTCCTTTgccatttttgttttatttttctttgtttccatcTCATCATCTAACGGTGATGGTGATTTAGTGTTCCAAAATTACATTAATATCAATCTTACTAAAGTCATCGATGGTGATGGTGATGGCGGTGTTCTTTTCAAGAACTACAGTCAAATCAACCTCAACCGTGTTACCGGACCGGAAAGTATTGCCTTCGATTGTAAAGGTGAGGGACCATATGTCGGCATATCCGACGGAAGAATCTTAAAATGGAAGCCGAAATTTGGTTGGCAAGAATTTGCCATCCCTTCACCATTCAG GGAAAGGAAATTGTGCGATGGCACAAGAGATTCAAACGTTGAACCCATATGTGGAAGACCATTGGGCTTGAAGTTCGATAGTCGAACGTGTCATTTATATATAGCAGACGCCTATTTCGGTCTTTTAGTTGTTGGGCCAAATGGCGGCACGGCTATAAGACTGGCTATTTCGGCGGCAAATGGAGCTCCATTCAAATTTACGAATGGATTAGACATCGATACGAGCACCGGAATGGTTTACTTTACCGATAGTAGCACTCTTTTTCAAAGACG GGATGCTGACTTTCTGATAAGTTCCGGTGATAGAACCGGACGGCTGTTGAAGTACAATCCTTATAACGGAGACGTGTCCGTCTTGTACGACGGTTTAGCTTTCCCTAACGGGGTTGCTTTCAGTGCAAACAATTCGTTTCTTCTAGTGAACGAATCGATAAAAAGACGAATACTGAAGTTCAATGTGCACGACCCCAAATCAGCTCCCAAAGTATTCCTTGAATTACCCAGGGTTCCGGATAATATAAAGAGGAACGAAAAGGGCGAATTCTGGGTGGCCCTAAACAGCAGTAGATTAGGAGCGCTTGGAAACGGTGTTCCAGATCCAATTGGAATGAGGTTTAACGAAGAAGCCAAGGTTTTGGAAATCTTGGACGGAAAGGGCGCACCAACTTTTAATTCGATAAGTGAAGTCGAGGAATACGGGGGGAAATTATACATAGGGTCTGTTTTGAAGTCGTACGTAGGCATCTTAAATGCctaa